The Pseudomonas azotoformans genome has a segment encoding these proteins:
- a CDS encoding response regulator transcription factor encodes MYKILIADDHPLFREAIHNVISDGFPGSDVMETADLDSALALTQEHDDLDLILLDLNMPGMHGLNGLINLRNESPTIPVVIVSAEQDKQIVLQAITYGAVGFITKSSPRLQMTEAIQQILNGNVYLPPDIIRTQKNPGQRRMHDSPGFAPELLQALTRKQLLVLERMTKGESNKQIAYTLEIAETTVKAHVSAILRKLNVHNRVQAILSAGDIDFGSYLRR; translated from the coding sequence ATGTACAAAATTTTGATTGCCGACGATCACCCGCTGTTTCGCGAGGCGATTCATAACGTCATCAGCGACGGCTTCCCCGGCAGCGACGTAATGGAAACCGCCGACCTGGACAGCGCCCTCGCCCTGACCCAGGAACACGACGACCTCGACCTGATCCTGCTGGACCTGAACATGCCCGGCATGCACGGCCTCAACGGCCTGATCAACCTGCGCAACGAGTCGCCGACCATCCCGGTGGTGATCGTCTCGGCCGAGCAGGACAAGCAGATCGTGCTGCAAGCCATCACCTACGGCGCCGTGGGTTTCATCACCAAGTCATCACCGCGCCTGCAAATGACCGAAGCCATCCAGCAGATTCTCAACGGTAACGTGTACCTGCCGCCGGACATCATCCGCACCCAGAAAAACCCCGGGCAACGGCGCATGCACGACAGCCCGGGGTTTGCCCCGGAGCTGCTGCAGGCCCTCACGCGCAAACAGTTGCTGGTGCTGGAACGCATGACCAAGGGCGAGTCAAACAAGCAGATCGCCTATACCCTGGAGATTGCCGAGACCACGGTGAAGGCCCATGTGTCAGCGATTCTGCGCAAGTTGAATGTGCATAATCGGGTACAGGCGATCTTGAGTGCGGGAGACATCGATTTCGGCTCGTACCTGCGTCGCTGA
- a CDS encoding PQQ-dependent catabolism-associated CXXCW motif protein translates to MLPARLPLAALLCLFISHVQADTPLFSAEGYRTSLYRSPTPDNLPGVTIVDTPALQTLLNQTPAPVLIDVYRRQWLQGRFIEDQPHANLPGSHWLANTGDGDLTPEWQGYFVRHLYKFTDGQLARPLVFYCRSDCWLSWNAVKRAASLGYTSVYWYRDGLDAWEAAKLPVMAATPEPFE, encoded by the coding sequence ATGCTGCCCGCTCGACTGCCCCTTGCGGCACTGTTGTGCCTGTTCATCAGCCACGTACAGGCCGACACCCCATTGTTTTCCGCCGAGGGCTACCGCACCAGCCTGTATCGAAGCCCTACGCCCGATAATCTGCCCGGCGTAACCATCGTCGACACCCCAGCCCTGCAGACCCTGCTCAACCAGACGCCCGCACCGGTACTCATCGATGTGTACCGCCGCCAATGGCTGCAAGGCCGCTTCATCGAAGACCAGCCCCACGCCAACCTGCCCGGCAGCCACTGGCTGGCCAATACCGGCGACGGCGACCTCACCCCGGAATGGCAGGGCTACTTCGTGCGCCACCTGTACAAGTTCACCGACGGCCAGCTGGCACGCCCGCTCGTGTTCTACTGCCGCTCCGATTGCTGGCTGAGTTGGAACGCGGTAAAACGAGCCGCCAGCCTGGGCTATACCTCTGTGTATTGGTACCGCGATGGCTTGGATGCATGGGAAGCGGCAAAACTGCCAGTGATGGCTGCGACACCCGAACCCTTTGAATAA
- a CDS encoding response regulator yields MNILLVDDHAVVRLGYAGLLRSGLPGVDVREAASGEEALARVHEAVPNLVIIGFGLPGISGLETTRRLRQRLPQLRVLFFSQHAELPLVRQALEAGASGYLTKRASPAVMLEAVERILDGHTYIEQDLATHLAYHPTDRRLHSMTQRELEIFLMLAKGTPARSIAVQLSISNKTVSNHLTLLKSKLQVSSHAELVHLGIDMGVVRVAG; encoded by the coding sequence ATGAACATCCTGTTGGTCGACGATCACGCCGTGGTCCGCCTGGGCTATGCCGGGCTGTTGCGCAGCGGCTTGCCGGGTGTAGACGTGCGCGAAGCGGCCAGCGGCGAAGAGGCCCTGGCGCGGGTGCATGAGGCGGTGCCTAACCTGGTGATCATCGGCTTTGGGCTGCCCGGTATCAGTGGCCTGGAAACCACCCGCCGCCTGCGTCAGCGCCTGCCGCAATTACGCGTGCTGTTTTTCAGCCAGCATGCCGAACTGCCCCTGGTGCGCCAGGCTCTGGAGGCGGGCGCGTCGGGTTATCTCACCAAGCGCGCTTCGCCTGCGGTGATGCTTGAAGCGGTAGAGCGCATCCTCGATGGCCACACCTATATCGAACAGGACCTGGCTACCCACCTGGCGTACCACCCCACCGATCGCCGCCTGCACAGCATGACCCAACGCGAGCTGGAGATTTTCCTGATGCTCGCCAAGGGCACCCCGGCCCGTTCGATTGCGGTCCAGCTGAGTATCAGCAACAAGACCGTGTCCAACCACCTGACCTTGCTCAAGAGCAAGTTGCAGGTGAGTTCCCATGCCGAACTGGTGCACCTGGGCATCGACATGGGCGTGGTGCGGGTGGCGGGTTAG
- a CDS encoding pentapeptide repeat-containing protein encodes MRYLPLLLLLSLPFAHADDGDDAPLVINGCTLAEHSQCPGANLKGANLRNQNLSGMNLAGADLRDADLRHANLDLANLEKAQLQGANLTRASLQQANLRLADFTDATLMAVQGWGMFAQGAQFENANLSAAYLQFARLSGAKMHKANLRAADLEMTWLSKADLQGADLSDANLQEAKFGESNLEKATLSGSRQHYANFQDANMEGCKDCPTTWDR; translated from the coding sequence ATGAGATATCTGCCGTTGTTACTTCTACTGTCCCTACCCTTCGCCCACGCCGACGACGGCGACGACGCCCCCCTGGTCATCAACGGTTGCACGCTTGCCGAGCACAGCCAATGCCCCGGCGCCAATCTCAAGGGCGCCAACCTGCGCAACCAGAACCTGAGCGGCATGAACCTGGCCGGTGCCGATCTGCGCGATGCCGACTTGCGCCACGCCAACCTGGACCTTGCCAACCTGGAAAAAGCCCAGTTGCAAGGCGCCAACCTGACCCGCGCCAGCCTGCAACAAGCCAACCTGCGCCTGGCCGACTTCACCGACGCCACATTGATGGCCGTGCAAGGCTGGGGGATGTTTGCCCAGGGCGCGCAATTTGAAAACGCCAACCTGAGCGCCGCCTACCTGCAATTTGCGCGGTTGTCGGGGGCCAAAATGCACAAGGCCAACCTGCGCGCGGCCGACCTGGAAATGACCTGGCTGAGCAAGGCTGACCTGCAAGGCGCGGACCTCAGCGACGCCAACCTGCAAGAAGCCAAGTTCGGTGAAAGCAACCTGGAAAAAGCCACCCTCAGCGGCAGCCGCCAGCACTATGCCAACTTTCAGGACGCGAATATGGAGGGCTGCAAAGACTGCCCCACCACCTGGGACCGCTAA
- the exaA gene encoding quinoprotein ethanol dehydrogenase produces MTIRSLPARSPLSLAVQAFVLVGSLCLSAASFAAAEPAVAKQTRNVTWEDIANDHLTTKDVLQYGMGTNAQRWSPLAQVNDKNVFKLTPAWSYSFGDEKQRGQESQAIVSDGVVYVTGSYSRVFALDAKTGKRLWTYNHRLPDNIRPCCDVVNRGAAIFGDKIYFGTLDARLIALDKNTGKVVWNKKFGDHAAGYTMTGAPVLIKDKVSGKVLLIHGSSGDEFGVVGQLYARDPDTGEEVWMRPFVEGHMGRLNGKDSTPTGDVKAPSWPDDPTTETGKVEAWSHGGGAPWQSASFDAETNTIIVGAGNPGPWNTWARTSKDGNPHDFDSLYTSGQVGVDPSTGEVKWFYQHTPNDAWDFSGNNELVLFDYKDKDGKVIKATGHADRNGFFYVVDRNNGKLQNAFPFVDNITWASHIDLKTGRPVENEGQRPAKPLPGETKGKPVEVSPPFLGGKNWNPMAYSQDTGLFYIPGNQWKEEYWTEEVNYKKGSAYLGMGFRIKRMYDDHVGTLRAMNPTTGKVVWEHKEHLPLWAGVLATKGNLVFTGTGDGFFKAFDAKTGKELWKFQTGSGIVSPPITWEQDGEQYIGVTVGYGGAVPLWGGDMAELTKPVAQGGSFWVFKIPSWDQKTAQK; encoded by the coding sequence ATGACAATAAGATCGCTACCCGCCCGCTCACCGCTAAGCCTTGCCGTGCAAGCTTTTGTGCTGGTGGGCAGCCTGTGCCTCAGTGCTGCGAGCTTTGCAGCCGCCGAACCTGCCGTCGCCAAGCAAACCCGTAATGTCACTTGGGAAGACATCGCCAACGATCACCTGACCACCAAGGACGTGCTGCAATACGGCATGGGCACCAACGCCCAGCGCTGGAGCCCTCTAGCGCAGGTCAACGACAAGAACGTGTTCAAGCTCACGCCAGCCTGGTCCTATTCGTTCGGCGACGAGAAACAACGCGGCCAGGAATCCCAGGCCATCGTCAGCGACGGTGTGGTCTACGTCACCGGTTCCTACTCCCGTGTGTTCGCCCTCGATGCGAAGACCGGCAAACGCCTGTGGACCTACAACCACCGCCTGCCCGACAACATTCGCCCGTGCTGTGACGTGGTCAACCGCGGCGCCGCGATCTTCGGCGACAAGATCTACTTCGGCACCCTCGACGCGCGCCTGATCGCCCTCGACAAAAACACCGGCAAAGTGGTGTGGAACAAGAAATTCGGCGACCACGCCGCCGGCTACACCATGACCGGCGCCCCGGTGCTGATCAAAGACAAGGTCAGCGGCAAGGTGCTGCTGATCCACGGCAGCTCCGGCGATGAATTCGGCGTGGTCGGCCAGCTATATGCGCGCGACCCCGACACCGGTGAAGAAGTCTGGATGCGTCCGTTCGTGGAAGGCCACATGGGCCGCTTGAACGGCAAGGACAGCACCCCGACCGGCGATGTGAAGGCGCCGTCGTGGCCAGATGACCCGACCACCGAAACCGGCAAGGTCGAAGCCTGGAGCCACGGCGGTGGCGCCCCTTGGCAGAGCGCGAGCTTCGATGCCGAGACCAACACCATCATCGTCGGCGCCGGCAACCCCGGCCCGTGGAATACCTGGGCGCGCACGTCAAAGGACGGCAACCCCCACGACTTCGACAGCCTCTACACCTCGGGCCAGGTCGGCGTCGACCCCAGTACCGGCGAAGTGAAATGGTTCTACCAACACACCCCGAACGATGCCTGGGACTTCTCCGGCAACAACGAACTGGTGCTGTTCGACTACAAGGACAAGGACGGCAAGGTCATCAAGGCCACCGGCCACGCCGACCGCAACGGCTTCTTCTATGTGGTCGACCGCAACAACGGCAAGCTGCAAAACGCCTTCCCCTTCGTCGACAACATCACCTGGGCCAGCCACATTGACCTGAAGACCGGCCGCCCTGTGGAAAACGAAGGCCAGCGTCCGGCCAAGCCGCTGCCGGGTGAAACCAAGGGCAAGCCGGTGGAAGTCTCGCCGCCGTTCCTGGGTGGCAAGAACTGGAACCCCATGGCCTACAGCCAGGACACCGGTCTGTTCTACATTCCGGGCAACCAGTGGAAAGAGGAATACTGGACCGAAGAGGTCAACTACAAGAAGGGCTCGGCGTACCTGGGCATGGGTTTCCGCATCAAGCGCATGTATGACGATCACGTCGGCACCTTGCGGGCGATGAACCCGACCACCGGCAAGGTGGTGTGGGAGCACAAGGAGCACCTGCCACTGTGGGCTGGCGTGCTGGCAACCAAGGGTAACCTGGTGTTCACCGGCACCGGCGACGGTTTCTTCAAGGCCTTTGACGCAAAAACCGGCAAGGAACTGTGGAAGTTCCAGACCGGCAGCGGCATCGTCTCGCCGCCGATCACCTGGGAACAGGATGGCGAGCAGTACATCGGCGTCACCGTCGGCTATGGCGGCGCAGTGCCGCTGTGGGGTGGCGACATGGCCGAGCTGACCAAGCCGGTGGCACAGGGTGGGTCGTTCTGGGTGTTCAAGATTCCGAGTTGGGATCAGAAAACTGCCCAAAAATAA
- the pedF gene encoding cytochrome c-550 PedF, whose translation MTTKRNALITACLLAGAINTGSVWAHGNVTPTAVETKGLTPIKDAGVPLDADGWAATNPYRTTAEHDKAVEVGASAYNQNCAACHGLEAKSGGIAPDLRMLDAGDAGDEWFVERVRHGAVRDGRVYMPKMADYLSQEALWAVRTYLDSVHVEE comes from the coding sequence ATGACAACAAAACGCAACGCCTTGATCACCGCCTGCCTGCTCGCCGGTGCAATCAATACCGGTTCGGTCTGGGCCCATGGCAACGTGACGCCCACCGCCGTGGAAACCAAAGGCCTCACCCCGATCAAGGATGCCGGCGTGCCGCTGGACGCCGATGGCTGGGCCGCCACCAACCCCTATCGCACCACCGCCGAGCATGACAAGGCCGTCGAAGTCGGCGCCTCGGCGTACAACCAGAACTGCGCGGCGTGCCATGGCCTGGAAGCCAAGTCCGGTGGCATCGCCCCCGACCTGCGCATGCTCGATGCCGGTGACGCCGGCGATGAGTGGTTCGTGGAAAGGGTGCGCCACGGCGCCGTGCGCGATGGCCGGGTGTACATGCCGAAAATGGCCGATTACCTGAGCCAGGAAGCCCTGTGGGCGGTGCGTACCTACCTCGACAGCGTGCACGTCGAGGAGTAA
- a CDS encoding quinoprotein dehydrogenase-associated SoxYZ-like carrier: MLAWGAPVDPVPSVMWAYYHQRFLDNAPFVFDERVKVLAPPFAEDARQVPLELDARAFKGDVVKILAWAELNPLPQIVDFQPMEGVLPWLSIRIRIEQATPLRAAVLTRDGLWHVGSTLIDASGGGCTAPSVVRTQSGWEDHFGEVLGGRYPRAEFSRVKLQVAHPMDNGMVSGIPEFFINQAELHGANNQLLARLALFPAVSENPNLAFDIEGSGPTRLTLRDTSGSQFEAAIP; this comes from the coding sequence ATGTTGGCCTGGGGCGCGCCTGTCGACCCGGTGCCCTCGGTGATGTGGGCCTACTATCACCAGCGTTTTCTCGACAACGCGCCGTTCGTGTTCGACGAGCGGGTGAAGGTCCTGGCGCCGCCGTTCGCCGAGGACGCACGCCAGGTGCCGTTGGAACTCGACGCCCGTGCGTTCAAGGGTGACGTGGTCAAGATCCTCGCCTGGGCCGAGCTGAATCCGCTGCCGCAGATCGTCGATTTCCAGCCCATGGAAGGCGTGCTGCCGTGGCTGTCGATCCGGATTCGCATCGAACAGGCCACGCCGTTACGCGCGGCGGTGCTGACCCGTGATGGCTTGTGGCATGTTGGCTCGACCCTGATTGATGCCAGCGGCGGCGGTTGCACGGCGCCCAGCGTGGTGCGCACCCAATCCGGTTGGGAAGACCACTTCGGCGAGGTGCTCGGCGGGCGTTACCCGCGCGCCGAATTCAGCCGCGTGAAGCTGCAAGTCGCCCATCCGATGGATAACGGCATGGTCAGCGGCATTCCCGAATTCTTCATCAACCAGGCCGAACTGCACGGTGCGAATAACCAACTGTTGGCGCGGCTGGCGCTGTTCCCTGCGGTCAGCGAAAACCCCAACCTGGCCTTCGACATCGAAGGCTCCGGGCCCACACGCCTGACCCTGCGCGACACCAGCGGCAGCCAGTTCGAGGCGGCCATCCCATGA
- a CDS encoding quinoprotein relay system zinc metallohydrolase 1, whose amino-acid sequence MTQRWILLWLLLFSLPVLAELDYGLKPRLIADNTWLLEGSTDNFAKDNGGNIVNVGFIVTEPGVVVIDTGPSKRYGEALRQAIARVTEKPVIQVLLTHHHPDHALGNQAFKDVPIGALAGTTELLHEQGDSLAENLYRMVGDWMRGTEVVLPNQTLQPGVKSFGSHDLQLLQLRGHTGDDLAIFDQKTGVLFAGDLVFYQRALTTPHSPGLSIWLADLATLQGLPWTLIVPGHGPVASDAKPLEQMRDYLAWLDQLLRDGAAQGSDMPELIRSPIPERFAAISLSRYELIRSVTHLYPHYERTQMQPIHTQQ is encoded by the coding sequence ATGACCCAGCGCTGGATTCTGCTGTGGCTGCTGCTGTTCAGCCTGCCGGTGCTGGCCGAGTTGGACTACGGCCTCAAGCCGCGTTTGATTGCCGACAACACCTGGCTTTTGGAAGGCAGCACCGACAACTTTGCCAAGGACAACGGCGGCAATATCGTCAACGTCGGGTTCATCGTCACCGAACCTGGCGTGGTGGTGATCGACACCGGGCCGTCCAAACGCTACGGCGAAGCCCTGCGCCAGGCCATCGCCCGTGTCACCGAAAAACCGGTGATCCAGGTGCTGCTGACTCACCATCACCCCGACCACGCCTTGGGCAACCAAGCCTTCAAGGACGTGCCGATCGGCGCCCTGGCCGGCACCACCGAGCTATTGCATGAGCAAGGCGACAGCCTGGCCGAGAACCTGTACCGCATGGTCGGTGACTGGATGCGCGGCACCGAAGTGGTGTTGCCCAACCAGACCCTGCAGCCCGGCGTAAAAAGCTTCGGCAGCCACGACCTGCAACTGCTGCAGCTGCGCGGCCATACCGGTGACGACCTGGCGATCTTCGACCAGAAGACTGGCGTGCTGTTTGCCGGTGACCTGGTGTTCTACCAGCGTGCGCTCACCACGCCTCATTCACCGGGGCTGTCGATCTGGTTGGCGGATCTTGCCACCCTGCAAGGCTTGCCCTGGACCCTGATTGTGCCCGGCCACGGCCCTGTCGCGAGCGACGCCAAACCCTTGGAGCAGATGCGCGACTACCTCGCCTGGCTCGACCAGTTGCTGCGTGACGGTGCGGCCCAGGGCAGCGACATGCCCGAGCTGATCCGCAGCCCGATCCCCGAGCGATTCGCCGCGATCAGCCTCAGCCGCTATGAACTGATCCGCAGCGTGACCCACCTGTACCCCCACTACGAACGCACCCAGATGCAGCCCATCCACACCCAACAATAA
- the exaC gene encoding acetaldehyde dehydrogenase ExaC → MIYAQPGTPGAIVSFKPRYGNYIGGEFVAPIKGEYFTNTSPVTGEVIAEFPRSSAADVDKALDAAHAAADAWGKTSAQDRALVLLKIADRIEQHLEVLAVAETWDNGKAVRETLNADVPLAADHFRYFAGCIRAQEGGAAEINEHTAAYHFHEPLGVVGQIIPWNFPLLMAAWKLAPALAAGNCIVLKPAEQTPLSIMVFAELIGDLLPPGVLNIVQGFGREAGEALATSKRIAKIAFTGSTPVGAHIMHAAAENIIPSTVELGGKSPNIFFEDIMQAEPQFIEKAAEGLVLAFFNQGEVCTCPSRALVQESIYEAFMAEVMKKIVKIKRGNPLDTETMVGAQASEQQYDKILSYLKIAQEEGAVLLTGGAAERLEGDLSSGYYIQPTLLKGHNKMRVFQEEIFGPVVGVTTFKDEAEALAIANDSEFGLGAGLWTRDINRAYRMGRAIKAGRVWTNCYHLYPAHAAFGGYKKSGVGRENHKMMLDHYQQTKNLLVSYDINPLGFF, encoded by the coding sequence ATGATCTACGCCCAACCTGGCACCCCCGGCGCCATCGTCAGCTTCAAGCCGCGCTACGGCAATTACATCGGCGGTGAGTTTGTCGCGCCGATCAAGGGTGAGTACTTCACCAATACTTCGCCGGTGACGGGTGAAGTGATTGCCGAGTTCCCGCGCTCCAGCGCCGCCGATGTCGACAAGGCCCTCGACGCCGCCCACGCCGCCGCCGATGCCTGGGGCAAGACCTCGGCCCAGGACCGTGCCCTGGTGCTGCTGAAAATCGCCGACCGCATCGAGCAACACCTCGAAGTGCTGGCCGTGGCCGAGACCTGGGACAATGGCAAGGCCGTGCGCGAAACCCTCAACGCCGACGTGCCCCTGGCCGCCGACCATTTCCGCTACTTCGCCGGGTGCATCCGCGCCCAGGAAGGCGGCGCCGCTGAGATCAATGAACACACCGCGGCTTATCACTTCCATGAACCCTTGGGCGTGGTCGGGCAGATCATCCCGTGGAATTTTCCGTTGCTGATGGCCGCCTGGAAACTCGCCCCCGCCTTGGCGGCCGGTAATTGCATCGTGCTTAAACCGGCCGAGCAGACGCCGTTGTCGATCATGGTCTTCGCCGAGCTGATCGGCGACCTGCTGCCGCCTGGCGTGCTCAACATCGTGCAGGGCTTTGGCCGCGAAGCCGGGGAGGCGCTGGCCACCAGCAAGCGCATCGCCAAGATCGCCTTCACCGGCTCCACCCCGGTGGGTGCGCACATCATGCATGCGGCCGCCGAGAACATCATTCCGTCCACCGTGGAGTTGGGCGGCAAGTCGCCGAATATCTTCTTCGAAGACATCATGCAGGCCGAGCCGCAATTCATCGAAAAAGCCGCCGAAGGCCTGGTGCTGGCGTTCTTCAACCAGGGCGAAGTGTGCACCTGCCCGTCGCGGGCGCTGGTGCAGGAGTCGATCTACGAGGCGTTCATGGCGGAGGTGATGAAGAAGATCGTCAAGATCAAGCGCGGCAACCCGCTCGACACCGAGACCATGGTCGGTGCCCAGGCGTCCGAGCAGCAATACGACAAGATCCTCTCCTACCTGAAGATCGCCCAGGAGGAGGGCGCGGTGCTGTTGACCGGCGGCGCGGCCGAGCGCTTGGAGGGCGACCTGTCCAGCGGTTATTACATCCAGCCGACCCTGCTCAAAGGCCACAACAAGATGCGCGTGTTCCAGGAGGAAATCTTCGGGCCGGTGGTGGGCGTGACCACCTTCAAGGACGAAGCTGAAGCCTTGGCGATTGCCAACGACAGCGAGTTCGGCCTCGGCGCCGGCCTGTGGACCCGTGACATCAACCGTGCGTACCGCATGGGCCGGGCCATCAAGGCCGGGCGTGTGTGGACCAACTGTTATCACCTGTACCCGGCGCATGCGGCATTTGGTGGGTACAAGAAATCCGGGGTAGGGCGTGAGAACCACAAGATGATGCTCGACCATTACCAACAGACCAAGAACCTGCTGGTGAGCTACGACATCAATCCCTTGGGCTTCTTCTAA
- the pqqA gene encoding pyrroloquinoline quinone precursor peptide PqqA, whose amino-acid sequence MWTKPAFTDLRIGFEVTMYFASR is encoded by the coding sequence ATGTGGACCAAACCTGCGTTTACCGACCTGCGTATCGGCTTTGAAGTCACGATGTACTTCGCTAGCCGCTGA
- the ercA gene encoding alcohol dehydrogenase-like regulatory protein ErcA — translation MSQTLSQLRKFVSPEIIFGAGCRHNVGNYAKTFGARKVLVVSDPGVIAAGWVADVEASLQALGIDYCLYSAVSPNPRVEEVMTGAEVYRENHCDVIVAIGGGSPMDCGKAIGIVVAHGRSILEFEGVDTLRVPSPPLILIPTTAGTSADVSQFVIISNQQERMKFSIVSKAVVPDVSLIDPETTASMDPFLSACTGIDALVHAIEAFVSTGHGPLTDPHALEAMRLINGNLVQMIANPTDIALREKIMLGSMQAGLAFSNAILGAVHAMSHSLGGFLDLPHGLCNAVLVEHVVAFNYSSAPERFKVIAETFGIDCRGLNHRQICGRLVEHLIALKHAIGFHETLGLHGVRVADIPFLSQHAMGDPCILTNPRESSQRDVEVVYGEAL, via the coding sequence ATGAGCCAGACCCTGAGCCAACTGCGTAAATTCGTCTCGCCTGAAATCATCTTTGGTGCCGGCTGCCGGCACAACGTCGGCAACTACGCCAAGACCTTCGGTGCGCGCAAGGTGCTGGTGGTCAGCGACCCCGGCGTGATCGCCGCCGGTTGGGTGGCCGATGTGGAAGCCAGCCTGCAAGCCCTCGGCATCGACTACTGCCTGTACAGCGCCGTTTCACCCAACCCCCGCGTCGAAGAAGTGATGACCGGCGCCGAGGTGTACCGCGAAAACCATTGCGACGTGATCGTCGCCATCGGCGGCGGCAGCCCCATGGACTGCGGCAAGGCCATCGGCATTGTGGTGGCCCACGGGCGCAGCATTCTTGAGTTCGAGGGCGTCGACACCCTTCGCGTGCCCAGCCCGCCGCTGATCCTGATTCCCACCACTGCCGGCACCTCGGCGGATGTCTCGCAGTTCGTGATCATTTCCAACCAGCAGGAACGCATGAAGTTCTCCATCGTCAGCAAGGCGGTGGTGCCGGACGTGTCGCTGATCGACCCGGAAACCACCGCCAGCATGGACCCGTTCCTGTCTGCCTGCACTGGCATCGACGCGCTGGTGCATGCCATCGAGGCGTTCGTCTCCACCGGCCATGGACCACTCACCGACCCCCATGCGCTGGAAGCGATGCGCCTGATCAATGGCAACCTGGTGCAGATGATCGCCAACCCCACGGACATTGCCCTGCGCGAAAAAATCATGCTCGGCAGCATGCAGGCGGGGCTGGCATTTTCCAATGCGATCCTCGGCGCGGTGCACGCCATGTCCCACAGCCTCGGTGGTTTTCTCGATCTGCCCCACGGCCTGTGCAACGCGGTGCTGGTCGAGCATGTGGTGGCGTTCAACTACAGCTCGGCGCCGGAGCGCTTCAAGGTGATTGCCGAAACCTTTGGCATCGACTGTCGCGGCCTCAATCACCGGCAGATCTGCGGACGGCTGGTGGAGCACCTGATCGCGCTGAAGCACGCCATCGGCTTCCACGAAACCCTCGGTCTGCATGGGGTGCGCGTGGCGGATATTCCGTTCCTGTCCCAGCATGCGATGGGCGACCCGTGCATCCTCACCAACCCGAGGGAGTCGAGCCAGCGTGATGTCGAGGTCGTCTATGGCGAAGCTCTCTGA